A region from the Chitinophaga sp. Cy-1792 genome encodes:
- a CDS encoding FecR family protein, translating into MKEVQQLLSQYRSGRITAEALERLQQLLATGDYDEVLQDDIMHSLRTGVPASDWAPAAQQAVLASILGKQEEAPAPKKVHHLSRWRYAAAAVALLAIAGSGYYYQLRQQPSTPKIAFKRQPMQPGSNKAMLILADGKAVSLDSANTGNIATQGDASIVNTGNSLSYNANGKSAQVVYNTVVTPRGGQFQLGLPDGSKVWLNAASSIRFPTAFREGERRVQISGEAYFQVAANAQQPFFVEVNGNKQLSVQVLGTSFNIMAYNDEKAVTTTLESGLVKVLYKDKFLTLKPGLGASLNEANEFETAAADLEEVLAWKEGKFRFRNTSVQTIMRQISRWYDVDISYEGDLADVRLTGVISRREDAGTLLKILSTTKLVRFEASDNKIQVKPVKE; encoded by the coding sequence ATGAAGGAAGTTCAACAACTGTTATCACAGTACAGGAGCGGTCGTATCACAGCCGAAGCGCTGGAGCGGCTGCAACAGTTATTGGCGACCGGTGACTACGATGAAGTGCTGCAGGACGACATTATGCACTCCCTGCGTACCGGCGTTCCTGCAAGTGACTGGGCACCAGCCGCACAACAGGCCGTACTGGCCAGCATCCTGGGCAAGCAGGAAGAAGCCCCCGCACCTAAGAAGGTACACCACCTCTCCCGCTGGAGGTATGCCGCCGCCGCTGTGGCCCTGCTGGCCATCGCCGGTAGCGGTTATTACTATCAACTCCGGCAGCAGCCTTCTACTCCTAAAATCGCCTTTAAGCGCCAGCCTATGCAACCGGGCAGCAACAAGGCCATGCTGATCCTTGCAGATGGCAAAGCCGTGTCGCTGGACAGCGCCAACACCGGCAACATTGCCACCCAGGGCGATGCTTCCATTGTAAATACGGGCAACAGCCTTTCCTATAATGCCAACGGCAAATCAGCACAGGTGGTCTATAATACCGTGGTAACGCCCAGAGGCGGCCAGTTTCAGCTGGGCCTCCCGGATGGCAGCAAGGTATGGCTCAATGCTGCCAGCAGTATTCGCTTCCCTACCGCCTTCAGGGAAGGCGAGCGCCGCGTACAGATCAGCGGAGAAGCCTATTTCCAGGTGGCCGCCAATGCACAGCAGCCCTTCTTCGTGGAAGTAAACGGCAACAAACAGCTGTCGGTACAGGTATTAGGCACCAGCTTCAATATCATGGCCTATAACGACGAAAAAGCCGTGACAACCACCCTGGAATCCGGATTGGTAAAAGTATTGTACAAAGATAAATTCCTGACGCTGAAACCAGGACTGGGCGCGAGTTTGAACGAGGCTAATGAATTCGAAACAGCCGCTGCCGACCTGGAAGAAGTACTGGCCTGGAAAGAAGGGAAATTCCGTTTCCGTAATACCAGCGTACAGACAATCATGCGGCAGATATCCCGCTGGTACGATGTAGATATCAGTTATGAAGGGGACCTGGCCGATGTCAGGCTGACAGGAGTGATATCCCGCAGGGAAGATGCCGGCACATTATTAAAGATATTATCAACAACCAAACTGGTCCGGTTTGAGGCCAGCGATAATAAAATCCAGGTAAAACCTGTGAAGGAATAG
- a CDS encoding RNA polymerase sigma factor has protein sequence MPIIDLPNETALLERVAAGNADAYTIIFNHYSNHVYDVAMVYLKDTYLATETVQDIFLKIWIKKEGLPGIKNFRDYLFILTRNHIYDSFKRRLTRIKVYDIHQQQQPLATADADHRLLEHEYSGILNRAVSSLPPERRKVYQARMAGFSNEEISQQLNISIHTVKKHMSLASQSVRSFVQANVNNDVLPILLLILAFRR, from the coding sequence TTGCCAATCATCGACTTACCAAACGAGACCGCACTACTTGAGCGAGTGGCCGCAGGAAATGCGGATGCATATACCATCATATTTAATCACTACAGTAACCATGTATATGATGTGGCCATGGTATATCTGAAGGATACCTACCTGGCCACGGAAACGGTACAGGACATCTTTCTGAAGATCTGGATAAAAAAAGAAGGATTACCTGGCATAAAAAATTTCCGGGATTACCTCTTCATACTTACCCGCAACCATATATATGATAGCTTTAAGCGCAGGCTGACGCGCATAAAGGTATACGACATACATCAGCAGCAACAGCCGCTTGCCACAGCAGATGCCGACCACCGGCTGCTGGAACATGAATACAGCGGCATCCTGAACAGGGCAGTATCGTCGCTGCCACCGGAACGCCGGAAAGTATACCAGGCCAGGATGGCAGGCTTCAGCAACGAAGAAATCTCACAACAACTTAACATCTCCATACATACAGTAAAAAAACATATGAGCCTGGCATCCCAGTCTGTACGATCCTTCGTGCAGGCAAACGTCAACAACGACGTTTTGCCAATACTCTTACTGATACTGGCTTTCAGGAGATAA
- the asnA gene encoding aspartate--ammonia ligase yields MSALTKTQYPGKLLVQEQLISRIKDHFSAALCEALCLTKVNAPLFVQSGTGLNDDLNGVERPVRFNLKGIDHHVEIVHSLAKWKRRRLYELGIQPGEGIVTDMRAIRADEEISPVHSFYVDQWDWEKSIRQEERNLVTLRDTVTAIYDSVRSANTMLREHQDSILELPEELTFIHSEVLLTLYPELTPKERENRIAREHGAVFIFGIGGPLSNDLVHDDRAPDYDDWTTPNEDGFNGLNGDLIIWNPILDRALEISSMGIRVDATALRRQLGMKGCSERAGLDFHHNILENVYPLSMGGGIGQSRLCMLLLQKQHISEVQASIWPDEHQ; encoded by the coding sequence ATGAGTGCCCTCACCAAAACACAGTATCCAGGCAAATTACTGGTACAGGAACAACTTATTTCGCGGATTAAGGACCACTTTTCCGCAGCACTTTGCGAGGCCCTGTGCCTGACGAAAGTAAATGCACCCTTGTTTGTACAATCCGGTACCGGGTTAAATGATGACCTCAACGGCGTGGAGCGTCCGGTGAGATTTAATCTCAAAGGCATAGACCATCATGTAGAGATCGTCCATTCCCTGGCCAAATGGAAACGCAGACGCCTGTACGAACTGGGCATACAACCCGGAGAAGGTATTGTTACCGATATGCGTGCCATTCGTGCCGACGAGGAAATTTCCCCGGTACATAGTTTTTATGTAGATCAATGGGACTGGGAGAAATCTATCCGGCAGGAAGAGCGTAACCTGGTAACCCTCCGCGATACCGTTACGGCGATCTACGACAGTGTACGCAGCGCCAATACGATGCTGCGCGAACACCAGGACAGCATCCTGGAACTTCCTGAGGAGCTGACCTTCATACATAGTGAAGTGCTGCTGACCCTATACCCGGAGCTGACGCCCAAAGAGCGTGAAAACAGGATTGCCCGGGAACACGGCGCCGTATTCATTTTCGGTATCGGCGGGCCGCTGAGCAACGACCTTGTGCACGACGACCGGGCCCCGGATTATGACGACTGGACGACTCCCAACGAAGATGGCTTCAATGGCCTCAATGGGGACCTGATCATCTGGAACCCTATCCTGGATCGGGCCCTGGAAATTTCCTCCATGGGTATCCGCGTAGATGCTACAGCATTACGCCGCCAGCTCGGAATGAAAGGCTGCAGCGAACGTGCCGGCCTCGACTTCCATCACAACATCCTCGAAAACGTTTACCCGCTGTCGATGGGTGGCGGTATCGGACAATCAAGATTATGTATGCTGCTGCTACAGAAACAGCATATCTCCGAAGTACAGGCAAGCATCTGGCCAGACGAACATCAGTAA
- a CDS encoding TonB-dependent receptor plug domain-containing protein: protein MPATAQKLVPLFIIIYLCRQSKDLDVSVNRTNYLRVINLGLCLATMLLMLIPAGTYAQQASGVLSGNLWDKDSSRVADIVTVVATAADNKQPFSTVSDEQGHFLFKQLPYGTYTIGIYSMRYQAAPLTIHFHKDQPLEIIVTKKIKTLSEVYVTAAESKGLSTASVIDRKAMSHLQPSSFSDLMELLPGGRATDPKLTAMNQVKLRETGGGGSDFNISSLGTAFLIDGAPVNTSANLQSSSAFVSNDPNSGKSAVNAGVDMRNISTDQIESVEIIRGIPSVEYGDLTSGLVKINRVKGATTLNVRMKADGFSKLFAVGKGFDLPAQKMTLNFDLGYLKAKADPTNSFENYNRINASVRTEKHWITDKRLIKWNAALDYSTNIDNKRTDPDNSYALTDKYKSTYNSYGISSSIRSQAANRNALWQSWEIAGQLNYQHNRMDITKWMQAKSATVLFNSLTAGEHDIMYLTPSYTSYLLVDGQPLLGFLKAQTNLQFKAAGAQHQVKVGMEANYSKNLGKGQQYDINFPPTESIMARPRAFDSIPGMLNVAGFAEDALTWHLGRHTLVAAGGVRAMTLAGMDSRYALANKIYLDPRVNTRWTLPNFYINAKPLTVTLGGGYGLQTKMPTTDQLYPLPQYLDFVQLNYFHNNPAYRRANAVTYINSRVNYDLLAAVNKKLEFTGDITFNENRLSFSWFHEYMNSGFRSVSALNYYSYKKYDVNSVDAAKLDHLPELSEFNYETTGRYYGTSKTTNGSKLIKNGVEFQFASRRITAINTRFTVTGAYYRTTYSDNQPTYKIDQQVAVNGNIAQYIGVFTDPDASIREQFNTNIMADSYLPNLGLIVSASVQNLWFTSSQTSYKSGVPAYYIAPDGKSYPFTSASYTDPQVNYLVTNYSGSAFFKYVVPIDLQVNLKVSKEFKKVGVISMFVNRLLTYTPDYTSFGTTKRRSGLSSPYFGMEMNFKL, encoded by the coding sequence ATGCCCGCAACAGCCCAAAAGCTGGTTCCACTGTTTATCATCATCTACCTTTGCAGGCAATCAAAAGATCTGGATGTTAGCGTGAACCGTACCAACTATTTAAGAGTAATCAACCTGGGCCTATGCCTCGCCACTATGCTGCTAATGCTTATACCTGCCGGAACCTATGCGCAGCAGGCATCAGGCGTGTTATCCGGTAACCTCTGGGATAAAGATAGTTCCCGTGTAGCCGATATCGTTACTGTTGTTGCCACCGCAGCAGACAATAAACAACCTTTCAGCACTGTCAGTGATGAGCAGGGACACTTCCTGTTCAAACAACTGCCCTATGGTACCTATACCATAGGTATATATAGTATGCGCTACCAGGCAGCGCCGCTGACCATCCACTTCCACAAAGACCAGCCACTGGAAATCATCGTAACGAAAAAAATAAAAACATTATCTGAAGTATATGTAACAGCAGCGGAATCAAAAGGACTCAGCACGGCCTCCGTTATCGACCGCAAGGCCATGAGCCACCTGCAGCCCTCCAGCTTCTCCGACCTCATGGAACTATTGCCTGGCGGCCGCGCCACTGATCCTAAACTGACAGCCATGAACCAGGTAAAACTCCGGGAAACTGGCGGCGGCGGTTCTGATTTTAATATCTCTTCCCTGGGTACCGCCTTCCTGATAGATGGCGCGCCAGTCAATACCAGCGCCAACCTCCAGAGTTCATCCGCCTTCGTTTCAAACGATCCTAATAGTGGCAAAAGTGCTGTTAACGCCGGTGTCGACATGCGTAATATCTCCACCGACCAGATCGAAAGCGTAGAAATCATCAGGGGAATTCCTTCTGTTGAATATGGTGACCTCACCAGCGGACTGGTAAAAATCAATCGCGTCAAAGGGGCCACAACACTGAATGTACGCATGAAAGCCGATGGGTTCAGTAAACTCTTTGCCGTAGGAAAAGGCTTCGACCTCCCCGCTCAAAAGATGACACTCAACTTCGACCTGGGCTACCTGAAGGCTAAAGCTGATCCTACCAATAGCTTCGAAAATTATAACAGGATCAATGCCAGCGTAAGAACAGAGAAACATTGGATCACCGACAAACGACTGATTAAATGGAATGCGGCACTCGATTACAGCACCAATATCGACAATAAACGCACCGACCCGGATAACAGCTACGCACTGACGGATAAATATAAATCTACCTATAACTCCTACGGTATCAGCAGCAGCATCCGCAGCCAGGCTGCCAACCGCAACGCCCTGTGGCAATCATGGGAAATTGCCGGACAACTGAACTACCAGCATAACAGAATGGATATCACCAAATGGATGCAGGCTAAATCTGCCACCGTATTGTTCAATTCATTAACTGCCGGTGAACATGATATCATGTACCTGACGCCCAGCTATACTTCCTATTTGTTAGTAGATGGCCAGCCACTGCTGGGATTCCTCAAAGCCCAGACAAATCTCCAGTTTAAGGCTGCAGGTGCGCAGCATCAGGTGAAAGTGGGCATGGAGGCCAACTATAGCAAGAACTTAGGCAAAGGACAACAGTACGATATCAATTTCCCACCTACAGAAAGCATCATGGCCCGCCCGCGTGCCTTCGACTCCATCCCCGGTATGCTGAACGTTGCCGGCTTCGCTGAAGATGCACTCACCTGGCACCTCGGCCGCCATACTCTCGTCGCCGCCGGCGGTGTAAGAGCTATGACACTGGCTGGCATGGACAGTCGCTATGCACTGGCCAATAAAATCTACCTCGACCCACGTGTCAATACCCGGTGGACATTACCCAATTTCTATATCAACGCAAAACCTTTAACAGTGACACTGGGCGGCGGTTATGGCCTGCAAACAAAAATGCCTACCACTGACCAGTTATATCCACTGCCACAGTACCTCGACTTTGTACAGCTGAATTATTTCCATAATAATCCTGCCTACAGAAGAGCCAATGCAGTAACGTATATCAACAGCAGAGTGAATTACGACCTGCTGGCAGCAGTCAACAAAAAACTGGAATTTACCGGCGATATCACCTTTAACGAAAACAGGCTTAGCTTCAGCTGGTTCCATGAATATATGAATTCGGGCTTCAGGTCTGTATCTGCCCTGAACTATTATTCCTATAAAAAATATGACGTCAACTCCGTAGATGCAGCAAAACTGGACCATCTGCCGGAATTATCAGAATTTAATTATGAAACCACCGGCCGCTATTATGGTACATCGAAAACTACCAATGGCAGCAAACTGATTAAAAACGGGGTGGAATTCCAGTTCGCATCCAGACGTATAACGGCAATCAATACACGTTTCACTGTAACGGGCGCTTATTATCGCACTACCTATAGTGACAACCAGCCTACCTATAAGATAGATCAGCAAGTGGCTGTTAATGGCAATATTGCACAATATATCGGTGTGTTTACTGATCCTGATGCCTCCATCAGGGAACAGTTCAATACAAATATTATGGCAGATAGCTACCTGCCAAACCTTGGACTGATCGTATCTGCTTCCGTGCAGAATCTCTGGTTTACCAGCAGCCAGACGTCCTACAAATCAGGTGTGCCGGCCTATTATATTGCACCTGATGGTAAATCATATCCCTTTACCAGCGCAAGCTACACCGATCCGCAAGTGAATTACCTGGTAACGAATTACAGCGGAAGCGCCTTCTTCAAATATGTGGTGCCCATCGATTTACAGGTAAACCTGAAGGTGAGCAAGGAATTTAAGAAAGTAGGCGTCATCTCCATGTTCGTTAACAGACTGCTTACCTATACACCGGATTATACCAGTTTCGGTACAACAAAAAGAAGAAGTGGCCTCAGCAGCCCTTACTTCGGAATGGAAATGAATTTCAAACTCTAA
- a CDS encoding DUF4876 domain-containing protein has protein sequence MRLTKLFFVLLTAGACTFVACKKDGISISKTNVAVSLQNPQGLEGVKTSNLNIIFKEVNSGVSTTFTINNAAELSKIVLAEGSYNVSLEGDIEYNADGVTQTGKVRGFQQGVVVKGGSFALNLSLFLYNTGANFVFREIFFTGTVTPEGKQYNGDKYFIIYNNSADTLYADGLVIAEAAFLSTTKRAYTPDIMKDTFSAGSVVMIPGNGKDYPVLPGKQIVIANNAINHKEYNANSMDLTGANFELTLLSSINVDNPQVPDLINVTTAMTMHNRGFKSYVLARFPAGVTPISFKANNLYTYSYVNDAGGTTKSTGYTIANNWILDAVNLSIPSDFAWILTSPALDMGWSYCGKVDGDNNRYGKAVRRQVLSTNPDGRVILQDNNNSTLDFDPEVKPSLMP, from the coding sequence ATGCGTTTAACTAAACTGTTTTTTGTATTGCTGACTGCCGGCGCCTGCACATTTGTTGCCTGCAAAAAAGACGGCATCTCTATCAGCAAAACCAACGTTGCCGTAAGCTTGCAAAATCCACAAGGACTGGAAGGGGTGAAAACTTCCAATTTGAATATCATCTTCAAGGAAGTGAACAGTGGAGTGTCTACCACCTTTACCATTAATAATGCTGCTGAATTATCCAAAATCGTATTGGCAGAAGGTTCCTATAATGTAAGTCTGGAAGGTGATATTGAATATAACGCGGATGGCGTTACCCAGACGGGAAAGGTACGCGGCTTCCAGCAGGGTGTAGTAGTAAAAGGTGGTTCATTCGCGCTTAATCTCTCCTTATTCCTTTATAACACAGGGGCTAATTTTGTATTCAGAGAAATATTCTTCACCGGTACAGTTACGCCGGAAGGTAAACAGTATAATGGAGATAAATATTTTATCATCTACAATAACTCTGCGGATACCTTATACGCAGATGGACTGGTGATCGCAGAAGCGGCCTTCCTCTCTACTACCAAACGCGCCTATACGCCGGATATCATGAAAGATACCTTCAGCGCAGGTTCCGTGGTAATGATCCCTGGTAACGGTAAAGACTATCCGGTATTACCGGGCAAACAAATCGTTATTGCCAACAACGCAATCAACCACAAGGAATATAATGCCAATTCAATGGACCTGACCGGTGCTAATTTTGAGCTGACATTATTGTCTTCTATCAACGTAGATAATCCGCAGGTGCCTGATCTTATCAATGTTACCACCGCCATGACCATGCATAACAGGGGCTTCAAAAGCTATGTGCTGGCTCGTTTCCCTGCCGGCGTAACACCCATCAGTTTTAAAGCAAATAACTTATATACTTATTCGTATGTAAATGATGCCGGCGGTACTACCAAATCTACCGGCTATACCATCGCCAACAACTGGATCCTGGATGCAGTGAATCTCTCTATCCCATCTGATTTTGCATGGATCTTAACTTCTCCTGCACTGGATATGGGCTGGTCGTACTGTGGTAAAGTAGATGGTGATAATAACCGTTATGGTAAAGCAGTAAGACGCCAGGTGCTGAGTACTAACCCTGACGGACGTGTGATTTTACAGGATAACAATAATTCAACGCTTGACTTCGATCCTGAAGTTAAGCCTTCATTAATGCCTTAA